A single genomic interval of Terriglobus albidus harbors:
- a CDS encoding ArsR/SmtB family transcription factor, whose product MNDHLSTTFAALADPTRRAILAKLASGEASVSELAEPFSISMPAITKHLKVLENAGLISRTRSAQFRPCKLEAAPLKEVAGWVEEYRRFWAESFDRLEAYLAEVQAEEHAGKKKKKHKKKHKRSSVNH is encoded by the coding sequence ATGAATGACCATCTCAGCACCACCTTCGCCGCGCTGGCTGACCCCACGCGGCGGGCCATTCTGGCAAAACTCGCAAGCGGCGAGGCCTCGGTCTCCGAGCTCGCTGAACCCTTCTCCATCTCCATGCCGGCCATCACCAAACACCTCAAGGTGCTGGAGAATGCCGGGCTGATCTCTCGCACGCGCTCGGCGCAGTTCCGGCCCTGCAAGCTGGAGGCCGCTCCCCTCAAGGAGGTTGCCGGCTGGGTGGAGGAGTATCGCCGTTTCTGGGCTGAGAGCTTTGACCGCCTTGAAGCCTACCTGGCCGAGGTTCAGGCCGAGGAACACGCCGGCAAGAAGAAAAAGAAGCACAAGAAGAAACACAAACGAAGTTCTGTGAACCACTAG